A DNA window from Paraclostridium bifermentans contains the following coding sequences:
- the feoB gene encoding ferrous iron transport protein B, giving the protein MINVALFGNPNVGKTTVFNILTGSKQYVGNWPGVTIEKKEGFINEDIKVVDLPGIYAMDTFSNEEKVSKSFLESGDVDLILNIVDASSLDRNLYLTTQLMQYNKPIILLLNMIDVAEAKGVHIDPAKLEKELGVKVIPIVAKKKEGLENISNEIKSCLNTTFNYRKDFGNEINTYKEIEKILSKSMKSDSKNKESISSKLDNIILNPILAYPIFVLALLTLFKFTFEWVGGPLQTLTETLIDTYISTPVDALLANSSPWFHSLIVDGIIGGLGGALPFFPLIFVLFLGMSFFEDSGYMARTAFLMDNIMKKVGLSGKAFIPMIMGFGCASPAIMATRTLESEKDRKVTALIAPLMTCGAKVPVYALFVSIFFPKNAAIVTTSLYLLGIVIAIIIALILNKTVYKADIEPFVLELPEYKLPTLNALFKNTWNKAKGFLIKVCTIMFAMSVVIWALSSFNFSGFTSDINTSFLALIGGLIAPIFAPLGFGDWRAGVSILTGISAKEVLISTMEILYGNLNTVLPTVFTSVSAYAFLVFSALYTPCIAALSTMRKEYGSKMMMISAVYQFVLAWIVAFIVKTLGSLAFEGASASSLVELLVGGIIVLAAAFILYKNVKAKGNGCSGCSGCSSSGSCPSSKNKMTS; this is encoded by the coding sequence GTGATTAATGTTGCATTATTCGGTAATCCTAACGTTGGTAAAACTACAGTGTTTAATATTCTTACTGGATCTAAACAATATGTAGGTAACTGGCCTGGAGTTACTATAGAAAAAAAAGAAGGATTTATAAATGAAGATATTAAGGTTGTAGATCTTCCTGGTATATACGCTATGGATACATTCTCTAACGAAGAAAAAGTATCTAAAAGTTTTTTAGAAAGCGGAGATGTAGACTTAATATTAAACATAGTAGATGCATCTAGCTTAGATAGAAACTTATATTTAACTACTCAGCTTATGCAATACAATAAACCAATTATATTATTACTTAATATGATAGATGTTGCAGAAGCTAAGGGTGTACACATAGACCCAGCAAAGCTTGAAAAGGAATTAGGGGTTAAAGTAATACCTATAGTTGCTAAGAAAAAAGAAGGTCTTGAAAATATATCTAATGAAATAAAATCATGTTTAAATACAACTTTTAATTATAGAAAAGATTTTGGAAACGAAATAAATACCTATAAAGAAATTGAAAAAATATTAAGTAAATCTATGAAGTCGGATTCTAAAAATAAAGAAAGTATTAGTAGTAAATTAGATAATATAATATTAAATCCTATATTAGCTTATCCTATATTTGTTTTAGCACTATTAACACTTTTTAAATTTACATTTGAATGGGTCGGTGGTCCTCTTCAAACATTAACAGAAACTTTAATAGATACTTATATATCTACACCTGTAGATGCTTTGTTAGCAAATTCTAGTCCTTGGTTCCATTCACTAATAGTAGATGGAATAATAGGTGGATTAGGTGGAGCTCTACCATTCTTCCCATTAATATTTGTATTATTCTTAGGAATGTCATTCTTTGAGGATAGTGGATATATGGCTAGAACAGCATTCTTAATGGATAACATAATGAAAAAAGTTGGTTTATCTGGTAAAGCCTTTATACCTATGATAATGGGATTCGGTTGTGCTTCTCCAGCGATAATGGCTACTAGAACTTTAGAAAGTGAAAAAGATAGAAAAGTTACAGCACTTATTGCTCCGCTTATGACTTGTGGTGCTAAAGTACCTGTTTACGCATTATTTGTTTCTATATTTTTCCCTAAAAATGCAGCTATTGTAACTACATCTTTATATCTATTAGGTATCGTAATTGCAATAATAATAGCCTTAATATTAAATAAAACAGTTTATAAAGCTGATATAGAACCTTTTGTTCTAGAGTTACCAGAATACAAACTTCCAACTCTAAACGCTTTATTTAAAAATACATGGAATAAAGCTAAAGGTTTCTTAATAAAAGTTTGTACAATAATGTTTGCTATGTCTGTTGTTATATGGGCATTATCATCATTTAACTTCAGCGGATTTACTAGTGATATAAATACTAGTTTCTTAGCTTTAATAGGTGGATTAATAGCTCCTATATTTGCTCCTTTAGGATTCGGAGATTGGAGAGCTGGAGTTTCTATATTAACTGGTATAAGTGCAAAAGAAGTTCTTATAAGTACCATGGAAATACTTTATGGAAATTTAAATACAGTTTTACCAACAGTATTTACAAGTGTTTCAGCTTATGCATTTTTAGTATTCTCTGCTTTATATACTCCATGTATAGCAGCTTTATCTACAATGAGAAAAGAATACGGAAGCAAGATGATGATGATATCAGCAGTTTACCAATTTGTTTTAGCTTGGATTGTAGCATTCATAGTTAAAACTCTAGGTTCACTAGCGTTTGAAGGTGCTTCAGCTTCTTCATTAGTAGAGTTATTAGTTGGAGGAATAATCGTACTTGCAGCAGCATTTATTCTTTATAAGAACGTAAAAGCAAAAGGTAATGGATGCTCTGGTTGTTCTGGTTGTTCTAGCAGCGGTTCTTGCCCTAGCAGCAAAAACAAAATGACAAGTTAA
- a CDS encoding FeoA family protein — MTVYDLKVGEKGIINNIYGNEKLAKRLLALGCINETEIEVRKIAPLGDPILVRFRGFDLAIRKSDAKNISLK, encoded by the coding sequence ATGACTGTTTACGATTTAAAAGTCGGTGAAAAAGGTATCATTAATAATATATATGGAAACGAAAAATTAGCTAAAAGATTATTAGCTCTTGGATGTATAAATGAAACTGAAATAGAAGTAAGAAAAATCGCTCCATTAGGAGATCCTATATTAGTTCGTTTTAGAGGATTTGATTTAGCGATAAGAAAAAGTGACGCAAAAAACATTAGCTTAAAATAG
- a CDS encoding Gx transporter family protein has protein sequence MKTKKLAHMSLMVGYSLILYIIESYMPNPLIAIFPGAKLGIANIVTLTSLVLFGLKDTFIILSVRVIMSSIFAGPISYLLFSIAGSYLSLIFMYLALKINKFSLIGVSVIGAIGHNIGQLAVAGMIIKNGMIFGYLPYMLFASIITGLFVGIASKFTVGKLSSIDKNVY, from the coding sequence ATGAAGACTAAAAAACTGGCTCATATGTCATTGATGGTTGGATACAGCTTAATATTGTATATAATAGAAAGCTATATGCCAAATCCACTAATTGCTATATTTCCAGGCGCTAAGTTAGGGATTGCAAACATAGTTACTTTAACTTCTTTAGTTTTATTTGGTCTAAAGGATACATTCATAATTTTATCTGTAAGGGTGATTATGTCATCTATATTTGCAGGACCAATATCATATTTATTGTTTAGTATAGCGGGTTCATACTTAAGTTTGATATTTATGTACCTAGCTTTAAAAATTAATAAATTTTCATTAATAGGGGTAAGCGTCATAGGAGCTATTGGTCATAATATAGGGCAGTTAGCAGTGGCTGGAATGATAATAAAAAATGGAATGATATTTGGATATTTACCATATATGTTATTCGCATCTATAATAACTGGGCTGTTTGTTGGAATTGCTTCTAAATTTACAGTAGGAAAGTTATCTAGTATTGATAAAAACGTTTATTGA
- a CDS encoding aspartyl-phosphate phosphatase Spo0E family protein, whose amino-acid sequence MLKKEIEALREEINTYIEYPDIFKDELVSTSNKIDQAINKYIQLSKESSE is encoded by the coding sequence TTGCTAAAGAAAGAAATAGAAGCTTTAAGGGAAGAAATAAATACGTATATAGAATACCCGGATATATTTAAAGATGAGTTGGTTAGTACAAGTAATAAAATTGATCAAGCGATAAATAAGTATATACAGCTTAGCAAAGAGTCTTCCGAATAA
- a CDS encoding mechanosensitive ion channel family protein, which translates to MAKLINSVIIIICAYVLLKLIQYFLKKLFEFTRFDVRYENTLNSLLCSMSYYVIFILTIILLLKEFNIVDVTKFGTLVTGASIVGLIAGVASQSILKDIFNGFFIIFEKQIQVGDFVYINEKYRGTIEEIGLRSTSLRDWDLRRVTIPNGNIISIRNYSRKNMRVVVSVRVPYQEDPLEVIKSLEEVCDILNERHKEFLHTKKGKENAGSFSVYGVTDIEEKSVGAKYTITGVVQSHKYFTVLKDTKLQILITFRNNGINIAYPTHINIVKQNMCD; encoded by the coding sequence TTGGCAAAGTTAATAAACTCAGTTATTATAATTATTTGTGCGTACGTTTTATTAAAATTAATACAATACTTTTTAAAAAAACTATTTGAATTTACTAGATTTGATGTAAGGTATGAAAATACTTTAAACAGTCTTTTATGCTCAATGTCATATTATGTTATATTTATTTTAACAATAATATTATTATTGAAAGAATTTAATATAGTTGATGTAACTAAATTCGGTACTTTAGTTACAGGTGCAAGTATAGTCGGATTGATAGCTGGGGTTGCATCTCAAAGTATATTAAAAGATATATTCAATGGTTTTTTTATAATATTTGAGAAACAAATACAAGTTGGTGACTTTGTTTATATAAATGAAAAATATAGAGGGACTATAGAAGAAATAGGTCTTAGGAGCACCAGCTTAAGAGATTGGGATTTGAGAAGAGTAACTATTCCAAATGGAAATATTATTAGTATCAGAAATTATAGCAGGAAAAATATGAGAGTAGTTGTAAGTGTTAGAGTTCCATATCAAGAAGATCCTCTAGAAGTTATTAAGTCTTTAGAAGAAGTATGCGACATATTAAATGAAAGACATAAAGAATTTTTACATACAAAAAAGGGGAAGGAAAATGCTGGATCATTTAGCGTATATGGAGTTACAGATATTGAAGAAAAGTCTGTAGGAGCTAAGTACACTATAACAGGTGTTGTTCAATCTCATAAGTATTTTACAGTGCTTAAAGACACAAAATTGCAGATACTAATAACATTTAGAAATAATGGAATAAATATAGCTTACCCTACTCATATAAATATAGTTAAACAAAATATGTGTGATTAA
- a CDS encoding MgtC/SapB family protein — protein sequence MALIIGGLTGLEREKSYQFAGFRTHILVSIGSCITAITSVILFMEYSSKTNLDPSRLTAQVLSGIGFLGTGAILKNSSGIRGLTTAAGIWATACIGIAIGYGQYILGISAWLFVMVTLYILKNIDKVVFRKKQNILTIKVNNVNIISTIYNKLEKSQINVSNIDVVSGENDYIINFFIVYDRRIMVEKIILELNDLKNIISVDYLH from the coding sequence ATAGCTCTTATTATAGGAGGACTGACTGGACTAGAGAGGGAAAAGTCGTATCAATTTGCAGGATTTAGAACACATATTTTGGTTTCAATTGGATCGTGTATAACAGCTATAACATCTGTAATATTGTTTATGGAATATAGTTCAAAAACAAATTTAGACCCATCGAGATTAACAGCTCAGGTATTGTCAGGTATAGGTTTTTTAGGAACAGGAGCTATACTTAAAAACTCAAGTGGAATAAGAGGGCTTACTACAGCAGCAGGAATATGGGCAACAGCATGTATAGGAATTGCTATAGGCTATGGTCAATATATATTAGGAATATCAGCATGGCTATTTGTAATGGTTACACTATATATATTGAAAAATATAGATAAGGTAGTTTTTAGAAAAAAACAAAATATATTAACTATAAAGGTTAATAATGTAAATATTATTTCTACTATATACAATAAACTTGAAAAATCTCAAATAAATGTTAGTAATATTGATGTAGTTAGTGGAGAAAATGATTATATAATAAACTTTTTCATTGTTTATGATAGACGAATTATGGTAGAAAAGATAATATTAGAATTAAATGACCTAAAAAATATAATAAGTGTAGATTATTTACATTAA
- a CDS encoding DegV family protein, protein MKTNIRVIIEGSTDFPKELLDEMGVKVVGINIAFGEENYIGGEEITEETFYEKMKGCKELPKTSSPSPERFIEMFDCEEEEILIITLTSKLSSTYSSAVLAKNIYLEHNPESEKRIAVVDSLSGSIGVGLMVYKANKLIEEGKCLKEVVEYLEDIKGDIAFYGALDTLENAIKGGRVNPIAGKLINALNFKVIIEISEGLVKPIDKARGEGNSMKKLFEKVKNNVHDIKNKTLVIGHSNCKEKAEKIAKHIEENYEHKDIIISSIGPVMGTYTSEGAILIAVL, encoded by the coding sequence TTGAAGACAAACATAAGAGTAATAATTGAAGGGTCAACTGATTTCCCTAAAGAACTATTAGATGAAATGGGAGTGAAAGTTGTAGGAATAAATATAGCATTTGGAGAGGAAAACTATATAGGCGGAGAAGAAATTACTGAAGAAACGTTTTATGAGAAAATGAAGGGGTGCAAAGAATTACCTAAGACATCAAGTCCATCACCTGAGAGATTCATAGAAATGTTTGACTGTGAAGAAGAGGAAATATTAATTATTACACTTACTTCTAAATTATCTAGTACTTATAGTAGTGCTGTATTAGCTAAAAATATATATTTAGAACATAATCCTGAAAGTGAAAAAAGAATAGCTGTTGTAGATTCATTAAGTGGATCTATAGGAGTTGGATTAATGGTTTATAAAGCTAACAAATTAATAGAAGAAGGAAAATGTTTAAAAGAAGTAGTTGAATACTTAGAAGATATAAAAGGAGATATAGCTTTTTATGGTGCGTTAGATACGCTTGAAAACGCTATAAAAGGTGGAAGAGTGAATCCTATTGCTGGAAAATTAATAAATGCGCTTAACTTTAAAGTTATAATAGAAATATCAGAAGGATTAGTTAAACCTATAGATAAAGCAAGAGGCGAAGGTAATAGTATGAAAAAGCTATTTGAAAAGGTAAAAAACAATGTTCATGATATAAAAAATAAAACTTTAGTTATAGGACATTCAAACTGTAAAGAAAAAGCTGAAAAAATAGCTAAACATATAGAAGAAAATTATGAACATAAGGACATAATAATATCAAGTATAGGTCCTGTTATGGGAACTTACACATCAGAAGGAGCAATATTAATAGCTGTTCTGTAA
- the pepF gene encoding oligoendopeptidase F, which translates to MGLDRASIEEKFKWDIDTMYKSEEAIDQDIKKVDEIIGELKTYKGKLADSKENLYKVLTDSEKASRILQNLYVYTHMKQHEDTRKNENQAKATKTEMLSTELSMATSYMVPEIIAMDESKLQEYLSDEKLSFYKKHLDEILRDKPHTLTEKEEEILAAASDLSGIAENVYEMFSFADLKFPEIKDEKGETVQITHGNYSSFLKSKDKRVRKDAFDAVYSTYDEYKNTFASTLYGGIKSEIFYAKMRNFKSAIEGSLFQDDISVDVYNNLIDAVDESLDTLNKYVDLRKKYLGIDEMHMYDLYVPIKSNFDMKVTYEEAQEIILKALKPLGEEYLSVVKKAFDERWIDVYENEGKQGGAYSWGSYDSSPYILMSYKDDLNSLFTLIHELGHSMHSYYSRSNQEYLYSSYKIFVAEVASTLNELLLVNYLLENSKSKEERMYLLNYYLEQFRTTVYRQTMFAEFEKITHEKVENKEPLTAKEFTEIYYDLNKKYYGKSCIVDEPIGLEWARIPHFYSNFYVYKYATGFSAASALSEKILREGDAAVEKYIEFLKSGGSEYPLNQLRAAGVDMEKKESIENALNVFKELVNELEREC; encoded by the coding sequence ATGGGATTAGATAGAGCTTCTATAGAAGAAAAGTTTAAATGGGATATAGACACGATGTATAAAAGTGAAGAAGCTATAGACCAAGATATAAAAAAAGTAGATGAAATTATAGGTGAACTTAAAACTTATAAAGGAAAACTTGCTGATAGCAAAGAAAACCTTTATAAGGTATTAACTGACTCAGAAAAAGCATCTAGAATACTTCAAAATTTATATGTATATACTCATATGAAACAACATGAAGATACTAGAAAAAATGAGAATCAAGCTAAAGCTACTAAGACTGAAATGTTATCTACAGAATTATCAATGGCAACATCATATATGGTTCCAGAGATAATAGCAATGGATGAATCAAAATTACAAGAGTATTTAAGTGATGAAAAATTAAGCTTTTACAAAAAACATTTAGATGAAATACTAAGAGATAAACCTCATACACTTACAGAAAAAGAAGAAGAAATACTAGCAGCAGCTTCAGATTTAAGTGGAATAGCTGAAAATGTATATGAAATGTTTTCTTTTGCAGATTTAAAATTCCCTGAAATAAAAGATGAAAAGGGAGAAACTGTACAAATTACTCATGGAAATTACTCTTCGTTCTTAAAGAGTAAGGATAAAAGAGTTAGGAAAGATGCATTTGATGCAGTGTATTCAACTTATGATGAATATAAAAATACATTTGCATCAACTTTATACGGTGGAATAAAAAGTGAAATTTTCTATGCGAAAATGAGAAACTTTAAATCAGCTATAGAAGGTTCATTATTCCAAGATGATATAAGTGTAGATGTATATAATAACTTAATTGATGCAGTTGATGAGAGTTTAGATACATTAAATAAATATGTAGATTTAAGAAAAAAATATTTAGGTATAGATGAAATGCATATGTATGATTTGTATGTGCCTATAAAATCAAACTTTGATATGAAGGTAACTTATGAAGAAGCACAAGAAATAATATTAAAAGCATTAAAGCCATTAGGTGAAGAATACTTAAGTGTTGTTAAAAAAGCTTTTGATGAAAGATGGATAGACGTTTATGAAAATGAAGGTAAGCAAGGTGGAGCTTATTCGTGGGGAAGTTATGATTCATCTCCATATATATTGATGAGCTATAAGGATGATTTAAACTCATTGTTTACATTGATTCATGAACTTGGACATTCTATGCATAGTTACTACTCAAGAAGTAATCAAGAATATTTGTATTCGTCATATAAAATATTTGTAGCAGAAGTTGCATCAACTTTAAATGAATTATTACTTGTAAATTATTTATTAGAGAACTCAAAATCAAAAGAAGAAAGAATGTATCTTTTAAATTATTATTTAGAACAATTCAGAACTACAGTATATAGACAAACTATGTTTGCTGAATTTGAAAAGATAACTCATGAAAAAGTAGAAAACAAAGAACCGTTAACTGCTAAAGAGTTTACAGAAATATATTATGATTTAAATAAAAAATACTATGGAAAATCTTGCATAGTAGATGAACCAATAGGATTAGAATGGGCTAGAATACCTCATTTTTATTCTAATTTCTATGTGTATAAATATGCTACAGGATTTTCAGCGGCTAGTGCTTTAAGTGAAAAAATCTTAAGAGAAGGCGATGCAGCTGTTGAGAAGTATATAGAATTCTTAAAAAGTGGAGGATCAGAATATCCACTTAATCAATTAAGAGCTGCTGGAGTAGACATGGAGAAAAAAGAATCTATAGAAAATGCATTAAATGTATTTAAAGAATTAGTAAATGAATTAGAGAGAGAATGTTAA
- the pstC gene encoding phosphate ABC transporter permease subunit PstC, which produces MLANEQLIKTKNNNKTKYTIEKIAKNVFMISALIAVISLLLIIGFVFYKGLTPFISKGYSFIDFLTGTSWVPSADQYGILPMIVASTLSTIGALLIGAPIGILTAAFIAEVAPKKIANIISSGVDLLAGIPSVLYGLFGLAVIVPNIQGVFNLPKGQSLFAVIIVLSIMMLPTIIAVSKTAIKAVPDAYREGSLALGASKIETIFKVVLPAAKSGILAAVVLGTGRALGETMAVILVAGNSPVLPNSLMDSVRPLTTNIALEMGYAFGTHQEMLFATGVVLFIFILVLNLVLSKLSNKAGN; this is translated from the coding sequence ATGTTAGCTAATGAGCAACTGATTAAAACTAAAAATAACAACAAAACAAAGTATACAATAGAAAAAATAGCAAAAAATGTATTCATGATAAGTGCTTTAATTGCAGTAATTAGCTTATTACTTATTATAGGTTTTGTTTTTTATAAAGGACTTACACCATTTATATCAAAGGGATACTCATTTATAGACTTTTTAACAGGTACTTCATGGGTTCCAAGTGCAGATCAATATGGAATTTTACCTATGATAGTAGCATCAACTTTATCAACGATAGGTGCACTTTTAATAGGAGCTCCGATTGGAATTCTTACTGCAGCATTTATTGCAGAAGTAGCTCCTAAAAAAATAGCAAACATAATAAGTTCTGGAGTTGACTTATTAGCAGGAATACCATCTGTACTTTATGGATTATTTGGATTAGCAGTTATTGTTCCAAATATTCAAGGTGTATTTAATTTACCAAAGGGACAAAGTTTATTTGCTGTAATAATAGTTCTTTCTATAATGATGTTACCTACAATAATAGCTGTTTCAAAAACTGCTATAAAAGCTGTACCAGATGCTTATAGAGAAGGGTCTTTAGCTTTAGGAGCATCAAAAATTGAAACAATATTTAAAGTAGTTTTACCAGCTGCAAAATCAGGTATTTTAGCGGCGGTAGTATTAGGAACAGGAAGAGCTTTAGGTGAGACTATGGCAGTAATATTAGTTGCAGGTAACTCACCAGTTTTACCTAACTCACTTATGGATAGTGTAAGACCATTAACAACTAATATTGCATTAGAAATGGGATACGCATTTGGAACACATCAAGAGATGTTATTTGCGACAGGAGTTGTACTATTTATATTTATATTAGTACTTAACCTAGTATTAAGTAAACTTTCTAATAAGGCAGGCAATTAA
- the pstA gene encoding phosphate ABC transporter permease PstA: MRKLRENFLKAAVWLSAIFTIGMLLIIVGFIFIKGIGGINLNFLISDYSASGDGGILPMIVTTLYTVFLSLIVATPIGVLAAVYLQEYAKKGPIVNIVRFATESLAGIPSIVYGLFGGIFFVITLQMGYSIIAGSLTVAIIILPVIIRTTEEALKTVPQGYREASLAMGATKFQTLYKVIVPSALPGILSGIILSIGRVVGESAAILLTAGTVAQMPTSIFDSARTLTVQSYLVAKETGNIQQAASVGVVLIIIVLCLNTLAKFIVKKLSKESY; the protein is encoded by the coding sequence ATGAGAAAATTAAGAGAAAATTTTTTAAAGGCGGCAGTTTGGCTATCAGCTATATTTACAATAGGAATGTTGTTAATAATAGTTGGATTTATATTTATAAAAGGTATTGGGGGAATAAACCTAAACTTTTTAATTAGTGATTATTCAGCAAGTGGTGATGGTGGAATACTACCAATGATCGTCACAACTTTATATACAGTATTTTTATCATTAATAGTTGCTACACCAATAGGTGTTTTAGCGGCAGTATATTTACAAGAATATGCTAAAAAAGGACCAATAGTTAATATTGTAAGATTTGCAACAGAGAGTTTAGCAGGTATACCATCTATAGTTTATGGATTATTTGGAGGTATATTCTTTGTTATAACACTTCAAATGGGATATTCAATTATTGCAGGATCATTAACAGTAGCTATAATAATTTTACCTGTAATAATACGTACAACAGAAGAAGCATTAAAGACAGTTCCACAAGGATATAGAGAAGCATCTTTAGCTATGGGAGCTACAAAATTCCAAACTCTATACAAAGTAATAGTACCAAGTGCATTACCAGGGATTTTATCAGGAATAATACTATCGATAGGTCGTGTGGTTGGGGAGTCAGCAGCTATATTATTAACAGCTGGAACAGTAGCACAAATGCCAACTAGCATATTTGATAGTGCTAGAACACTTACAGTTCAATCTTACTTAGTTGCTAAAGAAACTGGAAATATACAACAAGCAGCTAGTGTAGGTGTAGTTTTAATAATTATAGTATTATGTTTAAATACTTTAGCTAAATTTATAGTTAAAAAGCTTAGTAAGGAGAGCTATTAA
- the pstB gene encoding phosphate ABC transporter ATP-binding protein PstB: protein MNNIKINVKNLELFYGDNKALKGIDMQIKENKVTALIGPSGCGKSTFLRTLNRMNDLIENVKIKGEISVDGEDIYKSDDVIKLRTKVGMVFQKPNPFPMSIYDNVAYGPRIHGIKDKATLDKIVEESLRGAAIWEEVKDRLNKSALGLSGGQQQRICIARTIAMKPEVILMDEPTSALDPISTSKVEELIDELKDKYTIVIVTHNMQQAARVSDETAFFLSGEVVEFDETKTIFTSPRDKRTEDYITGRFG from the coding sequence ATGAATAATATAAAAATAAATGTAAAAAACTTAGAACTTTTCTATGGAGATAACAAAGCATTAAAAGGAATAGACATGCAGATAAAAGAAAATAAAGTAACTGCATTAATAGGACCTTCAGGATGTGGAAAATCAACTTTTTTAAGAACTTTAAATAGAATGAACGATTTAATTGAAAATGTTAAAATAAAAGGGGAAATATCTGTAGACGGAGAAGATATATATAAATCTGATGATGTTATAAAACTACGTACAAAAGTAGGAATGGTATTCCAAAAACCAAATCCATTCCCAATGAGTATATATGATAATGTTGCTTATGGACCTAGAATACATGGAATAAAAGATAAAGCTACATTAGATAAGATTGTTGAAGAGAGTTTAAGAGGAGCTGCTATTTGGGAAGAGGTTAAAGACAGATTAAATAAATCAGCTTTAGGATTATCAGGAGGACAGCAACAACGTATTTGTATAGCTAGAACAATAGCTATGAAGCCAGAAGTAATATTAATGGATGAGCCAACTTCAGCGCTAGATCCAATATCAACATCTAAAGTAGAAGAATTAATAGATGAGTTAAAAGATAAATATACTATAGTAATAGTAACTCATAATATGCAACAAGCAGCTCGTGTATCGGATGAAACTGCATTTTTCCTATCAGGAGAAGTTGTAGAATTTGACGAAACAAAAACTATATTTACTAGTCCAAGGGATAAACGTACAGAAGATTATATAACAGGAAGATTTGGATAA
- the phoU gene encoding phosphate signaling complex protein PhoU produces the protein MVNNNLELNINTLINYTLKMFDKSQEILEESVNSMMTKDIEKAKGISEKDDEIDTLRDYIRDRSIELMALKQPMAKDLRFIYALESMCLELERIGDYSVNISVEVVKIGKEEYIKELIDIPKMKDICIDMIKDAKKALELRDEELAYNTALKDDLVDKLYDVIHEHTLKVMHEKEVNIDQGVTMMFVARYLERIGDHITNICEKIIYALRGDMIEIG, from the coding sequence ATGGTCAACAATAACTTAGAGTTAAATATAAATACCCTTATAAACTATACACTAAAAATGTTTGACAAAAGTCAAGAAATTCTAGAAGAATCAGTAAACAGCATGATGACAAAAGATATTGAAAAAGCAAAAGGAATTTCAGAAAAAGATGATGAAATAGACACTTTAAGAGACTATATAAGGGATAGAAGTATTGAGCTTATGGCATTAAAACAACCTATGGCAAAAGATTTAAGATTTATATATGCATTAGAAAGTATGTGCTTAGAGTTAGAGCGTATAGGCGATTATTCTGTAAATATATCAGTTGAAGTTGTAAAGATAGGAAAAGAAGAATATATAAAAGAATTAATAGATATACCTAAAATGAAAGATATATGCATTGATATGATAAAAGATGCAAAGAAAGCTTTAGAACTAAGAGATGAAGAACTTGCATACAATACAGCTTTAAAAGATGACTTAGTAGATAAGTTGTATGATGTTATACATGAACATACACTTAAGGTTATGCATGAAAAAGAAGTAAACATAGACCAAGGAGTGACAATGATGTTTGTTGCTAGGTATTTAGAAAGAATTGGAGACCATATTACCAATATATGTGAAAAAATTATATATGCATTAAGAGGCGATATGATTGAAATAGGATAA